The Henckelia pumila isolate YLH828 chromosome 2, ASM3356847v2, whole genome shotgun sequence genome includes a window with the following:
- the LOC140877093 gene encoding expansin-A1-like isoform X4, whose amino-acid sequence MGGACGYGNLYTDGYGTNTAALSTVLFNNGASCGQCYRIVCDINKEPQYCIKGASVTITATNFCPENKNLPNDNGGWCNSPRQHFDMAQPAFQQIGISKRGIIPVLYQKVPCIKSGGVRFTINGRDYFELVLITNVGNAGSIQAMQIMGSKSNTWMIMSRNWGANWQSNAYLNGQSISFRITTTDGIVKTFLNVAPANWAFGQTFSTSINF is encoded by the exons ATGG gagGTGCTTGTGGATATGGCAACTTGTATACAGATGGCTATGGGACTAACACTGCAGCATTGAGCACCGTGCTGTTCAACAACGGGGCATCCTGTGGGCAATGCTACCGAATCGTTTGCGACATAAACAAAGAGCCTCAGTACTGCATCAAGGGGGCGTCCGTCACCATCACCGCCACCAACTTCTGCCCTGAGAATAAGAATCTTCCTAATGACAACGGCGGGTGGTGCAACTCGCCCCGCCAGCACTTCGACATGGCTCAGCCGGCTTTCCAACAGATCGGTATCTCTAAGCGTGGCATCATTCCAGTACTCTACCAAAA GGTCCCATGCATAAAGAGCGGGGGAGTTAGATTCACCATCAATGGAAGAGACTACTTTGAACTTGTGCTAATCACCAATGTTGGGAATGCTGGATCCATTCAAGCCATGCAAATAATGGGTTCAAAATCAAACACTTGGATGATTATGTCAAGAAATTGGGGAGCTAATTGGCAATCCAATGCATATCTCAATGGACAATCCATATCTTTTAGGATTACAACCACCGATGGCATCGTCAAGACTTTCTTGAACGTAGCCCCGGCGAACTGGGCCTTCGGGCAGACGTTTTCGACGTCCATCAACTTCTAG
- the LOC140877093 gene encoding uncharacterized protein isoform X2 has protein sequence MNHPEKFCENNRFVLIEECPPAPPANATRAVKKPYDRWIASNNKAKTYMLASISDALRIKMEPMETAFEIMESLQGMFGHEATRKYTNARMVAGTHVHDHVMQMTNHFSEAEMHGAVVDEATQVSIILNSLSSDFIPFTRNYIMNKLNYGMTQLLNELQTFESISGIVKNKSKANVADKPSSSKGLKNKKAKGGKLGGKFKKPKIGAKIIKPNNKKAEKKPKGKCFHCGVDGHWKKNCPRYLVELKEKNNAA, from the exons ATGAATCATCCAGAGAAATTTTG TGAGAACAACAGGTTTGTTCTTATTGAGGAATGTCCACCGGCACCACCCGCCAATGCCACTCGTGCTGTTAAGAAACCGTATGATCGTTGGATTGCGTCCAACAACAAGGCTAAGACATATATGCTTGCTAGCATATCTGATGCACTAAGAATCAAGATGGAGCCCATGGAAACTGCTTTTGAGATTATGGAATCTCTTCAAGGTATGTTTGGGCATGAGGCCACAAGGAAGTACACGAATGCTAGGATGGTTGCTGGCACTCATGTTCATGATCATGTCATGCAGATGACAAATCATTTTTCTGAGGCTGAGATGCATGGGGCAGTTGTTGATGAAGCCACACAAGTGAGCATTATTCTGAATTCGCTCTCTAGTGACTTCATCCCATTCACAAGAAACTATATTATGAATAAGTTGAATTATGGGATGACTCAACTACTGAATGAACTTCAAACTTTTGAATCCATCTCGGGAATTGTAAAAAATAAGTCTAAAGCAAATGTTGCAGATAAGCCATCTTCTTCAAAAGGTTTGAAGAATAAAAAGGCTAAGGGTGGAAAGCTTGGTGGTAAGTTCAAAAAGCCCAAGATTGGGGCTAAGATCATCAAACCCAACAACAAGAAGGCTGAGAAGAAGCCAAAAGGAAAGTGTTTCCATTGCGGAGTAGATGGACATTGGAAAAAAAACTGTCCACGATACCTCGTGGAGCTGAAGGAGAAAAATAACG CTGCTTAG
- the LOC140877093 gene encoding expansin-A1-like isoform X1 has product MAKRVILAVSIMVQLCYLTVHINAITASGTTPAYATFYGGSDASGTMGGACGYGNLYTDGYGTNTAALSTVLFNNGASCGQCYRIVCDINKEPQYCIKGASVTITATNFCPENKNLPNDNGGWCNSPRQHFDMAQPAFQQIGISKRGIIPVLYQKVPCIKSGGVRFTINGRDYFELVLITNVGNAGSIQAMQIMGSKSNTWMIMSRNWGANWQSNAYLNGQSISFRITTTDGIVKTFLNVAPANWAFGQTFSTSINF; this is encoded by the exons ATGGCAAAAAGAGTCATTCTAGCAGTATCGATCATGGTTCAATTGTGTTATTTAACAGTGCATATAAATGCTATCACAGCTTCCGGCACGACTCCAGCTTATGCGACTTTCTATGGTGGCAGTGACGCCTCCGGAACGATGG gagGTGCTTGTGGATATGGCAACTTGTATACAGATGGCTATGGGACTAACACTGCAGCATTGAGCACCGTGCTGTTCAACAACGGGGCATCCTGTGGGCAATGCTACCGAATCGTTTGCGACATAAACAAAGAGCCTCAGTACTGCATCAAGGGGGCGTCCGTCACCATCACCGCCACCAACTTCTGCCCTGAGAATAAGAATCTTCCTAATGACAACGGCGGGTGGTGCAACTCGCCCCGCCAGCACTTCGACATGGCTCAGCCGGCTTTCCAACAGATCGGTATCTCTAAGCGTGGCATCATTCCAGTACTCTACCAAAA GGTCCCATGCATAAAGAGCGGGGGAGTTAGATTCACCATCAATGGAAGAGACTACTTTGAACTTGTGCTAATCACCAATGTTGGGAATGCTGGATCCATTCAAGCCATGCAAATAATGGGTTCAAAATCAAACACTTGGATGATTATGTCAAGAAATTGGGGAGCTAATTGGCAATCCAATGCATATCTCAATGGACAATCCATATCTTTTAGGATTACAACCACCGATGGCATCGTCAAGACTTTCTTGAACGTAGCCCCGGCGAACTGGGCCTTCGGGCAGACGTTTTCGACGTCCATCAACTTCTAG
- the LOC140877093 gene encoding uncharacterized protein isoform X3, with translation MNHPEKFWFVLIEECPPAPPANATRAVKKPYDRWIASNNKAKTYMLASISDALRIKMEPMETAFEIMESLQGMFGHEATRKYTNARMVAGTHVHDHVMQMTNHFSEAEMHGAVVDEATQVSIILNSLSSDFIPFTRNYIMNKLNYGMTQLLNELQTFESISGIVKNKSKANVADKPSSSKGLKNKKAKGGKLGGKFKKPKIGAKIIKPNNKKAEKKPKGKCFHCGVDGHWKKNCPRYLVELKEKNNAA, from the exons ATGAATCATCCAGAGAAATTTTG GTTTGTTCTTATTGAGGAATGTCCACCGGCACCACCCGCCAATGCCACTCGTGCTGTTAAGAAACCGTATGATCGTTGGATTGCGTCCAACAACAAGGCTAAGACATATATGCTTGCTAGCATATCTGATGCACTAAGAATCAAGATGGAGCCCATGGAAACTGCTTTTGAGATTATGGAATCTCTTCAAGGTATGTTTGGGCATGAGGCCACAAGGAAGTACACGAATGCTAGGATGGTTGCTGGCACTCATGTTCATGATCATGTCATGCAGATGACAAATCATTTTTCTGAGGCTGAGATGCATGGGGCAGTTGTTGATGAAGCCACACAAGTGAGCATTATTCTGAATTCGCTCTCTAGTGACTTCATCCCATTCACAAGAAACTATATTATGAATAAGTTGAATTATGGGATGACTCAACTACTGAATGAACTTCAAACTTTTGAATCCATCTCGGGAATTGTAAAAAATAAGTCTAAAGCAAATGTTGCAGATAAGCCATCTTCTTCAAAAGGTTTGAAGAATAAAAAGGCTAAGGGTGGAAAGCTTGGTGGTAAGTTCAAAAAGCCCAAGATTGGGGCTAAGATCATCAAACCCAACAACAAGAAGGCTGAGAAGAAGCCAAAAGGAAAGTGTTTCCATTGCGGAGTAGATGGACATTGGAAAAAAAACTGTCCACGATACCTCGTGGAGCTGAAGGAGAAAAATAACG CTGCTTAG